Within the Acidipropionibacterium acidipropionici genome, the region CGTGAGGAGGTGTCCGAGGCCATGCAGGCCCTCCACGACGCCGACACGGATCTACTCACCATCACCCAGTACCTGCGTCCGAACGCCCATCTCCACCCGATCGACCGCTGGGTCACCCCGCAGGAGTTCGACGAGCTGGCAGAGGAGGCCGAGGAGATCGGCTTCGTCGGAGTGATGAGCGGCCCCCTGGTGCGCTCCTCCTACCGGGCCGGTCGGCTCTACCGGCAGGCGATGGAGGCCCGTGGGCAGACCCCGGTGACCATCGTCACGGGCTATCGCGACGGGCAGCGCCCGGCACCCTTCGCGGCACGGTAGTATAAGGGGTCGCCCACGTCCGCACGCTGAATCATCACTGGAGCCGTCCATGCCCAAGAGCCAGGCCGCCAAGGAGCTTGCAGCCAAGCAGAAGGCCGAGGCCAAGGCTGCCAAGGAGCGCCGCAAGAATTCCGACAACCCCAAGGACTGGGGCACCTGGAAGCAGCTCGTCGAGACCTTCAAGATGACCCGCAAGGCCGACCCTGCGGTCACCTGGTGGGTCCTCGGGGCCGTTCTCATCCCGATCGTCGTCTTCGTGGTGCTCGGCATCATCATCACGCCGTGGTGGATGTGGCTGGTCGTCGGCATCTTCGCCGGTGCCGCCTGCGGCATGTGGATCTTCAGTCGTCGGGCCCGCAAGGCCATGTACACGCGTTTCAAGGGCCAGCCCGGGTCCGCCGAGGTGGCGCTGTCCCAGCTCGACAAGAAGAAGTGGACGACGACCCCCGCCGTCGCGGTCTCCCGCCAGCAGGACGTCGTCCACCGTGCACTGGGTCCCGGCGGCCTCATCCTCGTCGGCGAGGGCCACGGGAACGGGCTGCGCAAGCTCATGGCGGAGGAGAAGCACCGTCATGAGCAGGTCGCCTACGGGGTTCCCGTCATCACCATGATCATGGGCGAGGGCAAGGACCAGATTCCCCTCGAGCAGCTCGACAAGAAGATCAAGAAGTTGCCGAAGACCCTCGACGACGCCAGGGTCAACGAGGTCAGGTCGCGCCTCAAGGCCCTCGACGCGATGCGTCCGCGGCTCCCGATCCCCAAGGGTCCGATGCCGACCTCGATGAAGGGTTCCCGCAACGCGATGCGGGGTCGCTGATCGGTGGCCGCCTCGATCAACATCGTCAATGCCGAGCACGTCTCCAAGACCTTCGGCACCCGAGTTGTCCTCGATGACCTCTCCCTGGGACTGTCCAGCGGGGAGGTCATCGGTGTGGTGGGCCGTAACGGCGACGGCAAGTCCACCCTGCTCGGGATTCTCACCGGGACCGTCGAGCCCGACTCCGGGACGGTGACCCGCACCGGATCGGTGTCCATCGGGCTGCTGGCCCAGGCCGAGACCCCGGTCCCCGGTCACACCGTCCGCGATCTCGTGGTGCAGGGGCGCCCCGACCACGTCTGGGCCTCCGATCCGGTCGCCCGGCCCATCGTCGAGCAGATGCTCGCCGACATCGATCTGGACGCCGCCACCGCCGACCTCTCGGGCGGGGAGCGGCGCCGCGTCGCCCTGGTCGCCCTGATGCTCGGCGACCACGACCTGCTGGTCCTCGACGAGCCGACCAACCATCTTGACGTCGAGGCGGTGGCCTGGCTGGCCGGTCACCTGCGCACCCTGCAGGCGCGCGGCGTCGCCATGCTCATCGTCTCCCACGACCGGTGGTTCCTCGACGAGGTGTGCAATCGCGTCTGGGAGGTCCACGACGCCACCGTCGACGCCTACGACGGCGGATACGCCGCCTACACCCTGGCCCGTGCCGAGCGTTCCCGGCAGGCCGCCGCCAACGAGGCGCGCCGCCGCAATCTGGTGCGCAAGGAACTGGCCTGGCTGCGCCGGGGAGCACCGGCGCGCACCTCGAAGCCGCGGTTCCGCATCGATGCCGCCAATGCGCTCATCGCCGACGTACCCGAGCCCCGCGACAAACTGGAGCTCGCCCGGTTCTCGGCGAGCCGGCTCGGCAAGGACGTCTTCGATCTCGACGACGTCACCCTCACACTTCCCGACGGCCGCTCCCTCATGAGCCACCTCACCTGGTCGATCGGTCCCGGCGACCGGATCGGCCTGGTGGGGGTCAACGGGGCCGGGAAGTCGACCCTGCTGAATCTCCTGGACCATCGGCTCGAACCCACCTCGGGACGGGTCAAGCAGGGGAAGACGCTGCGCATCGCCCACCTCACCCAGGAGGTGCACGAGCTGGACGCCGACCGCCCCGAGGGGCGCGAGACGGTGCTCGACTCGGTGCAGCGGCTGCGTCAGGAGACGAAGCTGGCCACCGGCGAGGAGGCGGGCGCCGCCAACCTGCTGGAGGACTTCGGCTTCACCGGGCAGCGCCTGGTGACCCGGGTGGGCGACCTGTCGGGAG harbors:
- a CDS encoding DUF4191 domain-containing protein, translated to MPKSQAAKELAAKQKAEAKAAKERRKNSDNPKDWGTWKQLVETFKMTRKADPAVTWWVLGAVLIPIVVFVVLGIIITPWWMWLVVGIFAGAACGMWIFSRRARKAMYTRFKGQPGSAEVALSQLDKKKWTTTPAVAVSRQQDVVHRALGPGGLILVGEGHGNGLRKLMAEEKHRHEQVAYGVPVITMIMGEGKDQIPLEQLDKKIKKLPKTLDDARVNEVRSRLKALDAMRPRLPIPKGPMPTSMKGSRNAMRGR
- a CDS encoding ABC-F family ATP-binding cassette domain-containing protein — its product is MAASINIVNAEHVSKTFGTRVVLDDLSLGLSSGEVIGVVGRNGDGKSTLLGILTGTVEPDSGTVTRTGSVSIGLLAQAETPVPGHTVRDLVVQGRPDHVWASDPVARPIVEQMLADIDLDAATADLSGGERRRVALVALMLGDHDLLVLDEPTNHLDVEAVAWLAGHLRTLQARGVAMLIVSHDRWFLDEVCNRVWEVHDATVDAYDGGYAAYTLARAERSRQAAANEARRRNLVRKELAWLRRGAPARTSKPRFRIDAANALIADVPEPRDKLELARFSASRLGKDVFDLDDVTLTLPDGRSLMSHLTWSIGPGDRIGLVGVNGAGKSTLLNLLDHRLEPTSGRVKQGKTLRIAHLTQEVHELDADRPEGRETVLDSVQRLRQETKLATGEEAGAANLLEDFGFTGQRLVTRVGDLSGGEKRRLQLLRLLIEEPNVLLLDEPTNDLDIDTLRVVEDYLDTWPGTLIVVTHDRYFLERVCDVTYALMGDGSCVLLPGGIDQYLEARARREAGPSKSQRVGSSADRPAAGPSSAELRRAHKDMARLEGQISRARGELDQIHEEMARVATDFVKLNELQQSATALETRIDDLENSWLEAGELIEEA